Proteins encoded together in one Impatiens glandulifera chromosome 1, dImpGla2.1, whole genome shotgun sequence window:
- the LOC124922190 gene encoding non-classical arabinogalactan protein 31-like, which yields MILFLAKTLILLLHLSIITVSFAQVPAQPPNIHEPVHHNNHNPPAQPPKIHNPPAQPPKIHEPVHHHNHNNTKKNHPPAQPPKIHEPIHHHNHNNTKKSHPPITQHPPAQAPTKSNPFPRSLVAVQGVVYCKSCKYVGGDTLLGATPLLGAKVKLECNNTKKTYLIEAETDKNGYFLINGPKSLTTYGSHKCKVSLISSPIATCNKTTDFHAGQVGALLIPKMPRVTLPRTMPVELFTVGPFAFEPSTKCI from the exons ATGATTCTTTTTCTAGCTAAAACCCTTATATTGCTCTTGCACCTATCCATCATCACTGTCAGCTTTGCTCAAGTCCCGGCTCAGCCACCCAATATTCACGAACCGGTTCATCACAACAACCACAATCCCCCGGCTCAGCCACCCAAGATCCACAATCCCCCGGCTCAGCCGCCCAAGATTCACGAACCGGTTCATCACCACAACCACAACAACACCAAAAAGAACCATCCCCCGGCTCAGCCTCCCAAGATTCACGAACCGATTCATCACCACAACCACAACAACACCAAAAAGAGCCATCCCCCAATTACTCAACATCCGCCGGCTCAAGCTCCAACCAAGTCGAACCCATTTCCCAGAAGCCTCGTGGCAGTTCAAGGTGTAGTTTACTGCAAGTCTTGCAAGTATGTTGGCGGGGACACCCTTTTGGGTGCCACCCCACTTCTAG gtGCGAAAGTGAAGCTTGAATGTAACAACACAAAGAAGACATATTTGATAGAGGCAGAGACAGACAAAAATGGTTACTTTTTGATCAATGGCCCAAAGAGTCTTACAACCTACGGATCCCACAAATGTAAGGTGTCTCTCATCTCCTCTCCCATTGCCACGTGTAACAAGACTACGGACTTCCACGCTGGACAAGTAGGGGCCTTGCTCATACCAAAGATGCCACGTGTCACACTGCCACGTACAATGCCAGTTGAGCTCTTTACAGTTGGACCCTTCGCCTTTGAGCCTTCTACAAAGTGCATCtga